One Methanocalculus alkaliphilus genomic region harbors:
- a CDS encoding ABC transporter permease: MNRPIFFLFAVRNLRLHWLRSLLAMLGIIIGVVAITSMGILGSSLVLSISEDLTTVGDTIVVVPHTGGSLMGGGPGGAGGVSTDDVITSRQLERITRASAPHTVIPIYSGGERIRIGGETGFAPIYGMRTADIPILLEREDGQYLRGPSGAMIGSRLAETYSLNVGSRILIGSDEQPIRVTGILEERGMGFDINTDTAIVVSDRWYETRYNPHGYDRVIVKVRDLEEIEAVKTSIETSLNRRETEVDVYDTRAILATILETFGRISTFTIAIGGISLVVAGVSIFNVMMMSVMERYREIGVLRSIGALRREIRRMFFYESLLLGLAGSIIGGILSVAGGYLALLVMLEDTSYLLAPSSLIYIPIGMAFGIGTSILSGLYPAWKASEADPIEALRHE, from the coding sequence ATGAACCGCCCGATCTTCTTCCTCTTCGCGGTCCGGAACCTCCGTCTCCATTGGCTCCGATCACTTCTTGCGATGCTTGGTATCATCATCGGTGTGGTTGCAATCACCTCGATGGGTATTCTTGGCTCCTCCCTCGTCCTCTCCATCTCAGAAGACCTGACGACGGTCGGCGACACCATCGTCGTTGTACCCCATACCGGCGGAAGTCTGATGGGGGGCGGGCCTGGTGGCGCCGGGGGGGTCTCAACCGATGATGTCATCACCTCCCGGCAGCTTGAGCGGATCACCCGTGCATCAGCCCCCCATACCGTCATCCCGATCTATTCGGGGGGTGAACGGATCAGGATCGGGGGTGAGACCGGGTTTGCCCCCATCTATGGGATGCGGACAGCCGATATTCCGATTCTTCTTGAACGGGAGGACGGCCAGTACCTGCGGGGTCCGTCCGGTGCGATGATCGGATCCCGTCTTGCAGAGACCTACTCGCTGAACGTAGGGAGCAGGATTCTGATCGGCTCGGATGAACAACCGATCAGGGTGACGGGAATCCTGGAGGAGCGGGGAATGGGGTTTGATATCAATACCGACACTGCCATCGTCGTCTCTGACAGGTGGTATGAGACCCGGTATAATCCCCACGGGTATGACCGGGTGATCGTCAAGGTCCGTGATCTTGAGGAGATCGAGGCGGTAAAGACCTCCATCGAGACATCGCTGAACCGGAGGGAGACGGAGGTGGATGTGTATGATACCCGTGCCATCCTTGCGACGATCCTCGAGACGTTTGGGAGGATCTCGACCTTCACCATCGCCATCGGGGGTATCTCCCTCGTCGTCGCAGGGGTCTCCATCTTCAATGTCATGATGATGTCGGTGATGGAGCGGTACCGGGAGATCGGGGTTCTCCGTTCAATCGGGGCTCTCAGGCGGGAGATTCGGCGCATGTTCTTCTATGAGTCCCTCCTCCTCGGCCTCGCGGGATCGATCATCGGGGGCATCCTCTCGGTTGCCGGAGGATACCTTGCCCTCCTTGTGATGCTTGAGGATACCAGCTATCTCCTCGCTCCTTCGAGCCTCATCTATATCCCGATCGGGATGGCTTTTGGCATTGGGACCTCGATCCTCTCCGGGCTGTACCCGGCATGGAAGGCCTCAGAAGCTGATCCGATCGAAGCTCTCAGGCATGAATGA
- a CDS encoding ABC transporter ATP-binding protein has protein sequence MTPAIRFLDVSKIYSLRSGDVTALGNITLSIEKGEFIAIMGPSGSGKSTLLNMMGCLDTPTQGQVFIGERNIGEMTDDELTMLRREHLGFIFQQFNLIPLLSAIENVRLPLILKGGDPGCTDRCMNILAEVGIHMDRLDHTPAELSGGQQQRVAIARALINDPEILLADEPTGNLDTKTGAQIMDLLVRLQKEEGKTIIMVTHDPITSEYADRVIRIVDGRIA, from the coding sequence ATGACACCCGCGATCCGGTTTCTGGACGTCTCAAAGATCTACTCTCTCAGGAGTGGGGATGTCACCGCACTTGGTAATATCACCCTCTCGATCGAGAAGGGCGAGTTCATCGCTATCATGGGGCCGTCCGGATCCGGAAAATCCACTCTTCTGAATATGATGGGGTGCCTGGACACCCCGACACAAGGCCAGGTCTTCATCGGTGAGCGGAATATCGGTGAGATGACCGATGATGAACTGACGATGCTCCGGCGTGAGCATCTCGGTTTCATCTTCCAGCAGTTTAACCTCATCCCCCTCCTCTCTGCGATAGAAAATGTCCGGCTCCCCCTCATCCTCAAGGGGGGTGATCCGGGATGCACCGACCGGTGTATGAATATCCTTGCCGAGGTCGGCATCCACATGGATCGCCTCGATCATACCCCTGCTGAACTCTCCGGCGGCCAGCAGCAGCGGGTTGCGATTGCACGAGCTCTCATCAATGATCCCGAGATTCTGCTTGCTGATGAGCCGACAGGGAATCTCGATACAAAGACCGGTGCGCAGATCATGGACCTCCTCGTCCGCCTCCAGAAGGAGGAGGGGAAGACGATCATCATGGTGACCCATGATCCAATAACCTCAGAGTATGCCGACCGGGTTATACGGATCGTTGACGGGAGGATCGCATGA
- a CDS encoding COG1361 S-layer family protein, with translation MRIYLILLVLCAALISTGAAADSSAQVTVTGVSIDPGVFMPWDTGTVQVTVQNTGTLPISLSAVRMTGEQNVEILTSPHTGSGMLGAGNSMTFTYTIRVRGEEGIFYPRFSMNFMGGGSLSEPVLLRVDRRPLDAGISSRPDVFMEGRKENVVVSLGNPRMNTISSVSVTPVTGVADVVPTTFFIGSLEPGESRDAAFSVTPTGEGDLTFNVQYRNGQNTHTVPLTIPITPGIAKKAADPIVSNIEVTSVAGGYRITGDVSNAGLESARSVVMTTKAPAAPIDPFRVYVVGTLDPDDFSSFEVTFAAKDLEEIPLVIRYRDGDGNLYEETVMATIRSGIQPVQEHDGGLSPMMIGIILLSVIIVAGALVYSRKKKR, from the coding sequence ATGCGGATATATCTCATACTACTGGTTCTTTGTGCGGCCCTCATCTCCACAGGAGCTGCAGCCGATAGCTCGGCACAGGTGACGGTGACGGGTGTCTCCATTGATCCCGGGGTCTTTATGCCATGGGATACCGGAACGGTGCAGGTCACTGTTCAGAATACCGGAACACTCCCGATCAGCCTCTCTGCGGTCCGCATGACAGGGGAGCAGAACGTTGAGATCCTCACCTCCCCACATACCGGCTCGGGAATGCTGGGTGCCGGGAACAGTATGACATTTACCTATACCATCCGTGTCCGGGGCGAGGAGGGTATCTTCTACCCCCGCTTCTCCATGAACTTCATGGGCGGCGGCTCCCTCTCAGAGCCGGTCCTTCTCAGGGTGGACAGGCGTCCCCTTGATGCGGGGATCTCATCCCGGCCTGATGTCTTTATGGAGGGGAGAAAAGAGAATGTCGTCGTCTCCCTCGGCAACCCACGAATGAATACCATATCCTCGGTCTCGGTCACCCCCGTCACCGGGGTTGCCGATGTCGTTCCAACGACCTTCTTCATCGGATCCCTGGAACCGGGTGAGTCACGTGATGCCGCATTCTCCGTCACCCCGACCGGAGAGGGTGATCTCACCTTCAATGTGCAGTATCGCAACGGCCAGAATACCCATACCGTACCGCTGACCATCCCGATCACTCCGGGTATTGCCAAGAAAGCGGCAGATCCGATCGTCTCAAACATCGAGGTGACATCGGTTGCAGGCGGATACCGGATAACCGGGGATGTCTCAAATGCCGGGCTTGAATCTGCACGGTCCGTCGTGATGACGACGAAAGCCCCGGCAGCACCCATCGATCCGTTCCGGGTCTATGTCGTCGGAACCCTTGATCCCGATGACTTCTCCTCCTTTGAGGTGACGTTTGCCGCAAAGGATCTCGAAGAGATCCCCCTTGTCATCCGGTACCGCGATGGTGATGGCAACCTCTATGAGGAGACGGTGATGGCGACGATTCGATCCGGTATACAGCCGGTGCAGGAGCATGATGGCGGCCTCTCTCCGATGATGATCGGAATTATCCTCCTTTCGGTCATAATCGTCGCAGGAGCACTCGTCTATTCACGAAAGAAGAAGAGATGA
- a CDS encoding YIP1 family protein, translating into MADSIMTILFRPDEFFEEQAGKEPALGLPFGIVLVYAALSAILGYQMTTLMAPMYASIAEGYEGIIIFFGAAGGFISAIVFWIIASVIFYLLSMIFKGEGSMKKVLEAVGYGFAPLIASVGIAMVWLSMIADQIVTPVIRDFMDPAAIDTAVEAFMTQPAMAEYTLLQTVLSIVFMIWAANIWYSGIRYARKLTQRDAAYTVFIPVGLYLIITIISFGVL; encoded by the coding sequence ATGGCAGACAGCATCATGACAATACTCTTCCGGCCCGATGAGTTCTTTGAAGAGCAGGCAGGAAAGGAGCCTGCACTCGGGCTTCCGTTTGGCATCGTCCTTGTATATGCAGCCCTCTCTGCGATCCTCGGGTATCAGATGACGACACTGATGGCCCCGATGTACGCCTCGATTGCAGAGGGGTATGAAGGGATCATCATCTTCTTTGGAGCCGCCGGTGGATTTATCTCGGCAATTGTATTCTGGATCATCGCATCGGTCATCTTCTATCTCCTGAGTATGATCTTCAAGGGTGAAGGATCGATGAAGAAGGTCCTTGAAGCGGTCGGATATGGCTTCGCCCCGCTTATCGCATCGGTCGGGATTGCCATGGTCTGGCTCTCGATGATCGCCGACCAGATCGTCACCCCGGTGATCCGGGACTTTATGGATCCTGCCGCGATTGATACCGCCGTAGAGGCGTTTATGACCCAGCCTGCGATGGCAGAGTACACCCTCCTTCAGACGGTCCTCTCGATCGTCTTTATGATCTGGGCTGCAAACATCTGGTACTCAGGGATCCGGTATGCCAGGAAGCTGACCCAGCGGGATGCCGCATACACAGTTTTTATCCCTGTGGGTCTCTACCTGATTATAACCATCATATCATTCGGGGTTCTCTGA
- a CDS encoding PAS domain S-box protein — protein MRGWLVSLLLLMLILSPAASADEKMVLVLHSYHPEMVWVTDISAGIGEVLGASTDPIQIRTEYMDTKRYESPAYLDQLAAMYRYKYHDDPPDCIIVADDAGLRFLLDYREELFPGIPIVFCGINHYDPLLIEGHSGITGVVEGVNIHDTLLLIRTLHPEMKRLVVINEESITGSQTLKTFHEVRSLIPGSVAVEYIEGESIPGIGDRVGSYGEGDVILLLALTNDPDGLAFIPHDRVGSYIAARTEAPVYGIFEYYLGDGVIGGVFFTGRDQGRIAADLARQILDGAHPDDLPIIEEVETKGIVDHRALVAHRIAPEQLPPGTAIINRPPPIVEIPMYILIILLIGGVFLVTIVLMKEAELQKQRGMEAELREREELYRGITERSFDPIVTIDPDRRVTYLSPSFQRVAGMTVPPAAGILLLEFIPDDDRERVSRAFDAILLGEKIEALTFPLLREDGTKAIIEATFFPMYKGGEIIGIQGLLRDITERMELISQQKEAFRQIEENITQLAILGDHIRNPLQVIEGYTILGNGEYAEEISDQVRRINDIVSRLDQGWIESENVRGFLKRHYAIDSDHEDEKH, from the coding sequence TTGAGAGGATGGCTGGTCTCTCTTCTTCTCCTGATGCTCATCCTCTCTCCGGCAGCCTCGGCGGATGAAAAAATGGTCCTTGTTCTCCACTCCTATCATCCCGAGATGGTCTGGGTGACAGATATCAGTGCAGGTATCGGGGAGGTTCTGGGTGCATCAACGGACCCGATCCAGATACGGACCGAGTATATGGATACGAAGCGGTACGAGTCGCCTGCGTATCTTGACCAGCTCGCCGCGATGTACAGGTACAAGTACCATGATGATCCCCCCGACTGCATCATCGTTGCTGATGATGCCGGACTCCGTTTCCTCCTGGATTACAGGGAAGAACTCTTCCCCGGAATTCCGATCGTCTTCTGCGGGATCAACCATTATGATCCCCTGCTGATTGAAGGGCATTCGGGAATCACCGGCGTCGTCGAGGGGGTCAATATCCATGATACACTGTTGTTGATCAGAACCCTCCATCCCGAAATGAAGCGGCTGGTCGTCATTAATGAAGAGAGTATCACCGGATCCCAGACGCTTAAAACGTTCCATGAGGTCCGGTCCCTGATCCCGGGATCGGTGGCTGTTGAGTACATCGAAGGAGAGTCCATTCCGGGGATTGGGGATCGTGTCGGATCATATGGCGAGGGGGATGTTATCCTCCTCCTGGCACTGACCAATGATCCGGATGGTCTGGCATTCATCCCGCATGACAGGGTGGGATCCTATATCGCGGCGAGGACGGAAGCCCCGGTGTATGGTATCTTTGAGTATTATCTTGGAGACGGAGTGATCGGGGGAGTCTTCTTCACAGGAAGGGACCAGGGGAGGATTGCTGCTGATCTTGCCCGGCAGATCCTTGATGGTGCTCATCCCGACGACCTCCCCATCATCGAAGAGGTTGAGACGAAAGGGATCGTCGACCACCGGGCTCTCGTCGCCCACCGGATCGCTCCGGAACAGCTCCCCCCGGGAACAGCGATCATCAACAGACCCCCGCCGATCGTTGAGATACCCATGTATATCCTTATAATCCTCCTTATCGGGGGTGTCTTCCTCGTCACCATCGTTCTGATGAAGGAGGCTGAGCTTCAGAAGCAGCGGGGGATGGAGGCGGAGCTCCGGGAGCGGGAGGAGTTGTACCGTGGAATAACTGAGCGGAGCTTCGACCCGATAGTCACCATCGACCCGGATCGCCGGGTGACGTATCTCTCACCTTCATTTCAGCGGGTTGCCGGCATGACGGTCCCGCCAGCTGCAGGAATACTACTCTTGGAATTCATTCCGGATGATGATCGGGAGAGGGTCAGCAGAGCATTTGACGCCATCCTTTTGGGTGAGAAGATTGAGGCACTGACCTTCCCGCTTCTCCGGGAGGATGGAACGAAAGCAATAATCGAGGCGACCTTCTTCCCGATGTATAAAGGAGGGGAAATCATCGGTATCCAGGGGCTCCTCCGGGATATTACCGAAAGGATGGAGCTTATATCACAACAGAAGGAGGCGTTCAGGCAGATCGAGGAGAATATCACCCAGCTTGCGATCCTTGGGGACCATATCAGAAATCCCCTCCAGGTCATCGAAGGCTATACCATCCTCGGTAATGGGGAGTATGCAGAGGAGATCTCAGATCAGGTCCGGAGAATCAACGATATCGTCAGCAGGCTTGACCAGGGCTGGATCGAATCTGAGAATGTCAGGGGGTTTCTGAAGCGCCATTATGCCATCGACTCCGATCATGAGGATGAGAAGCATTAA
- a CDS encoding arsenate reductase ArsC: MAALPSILFVCSRNAGRSPMAAALVHHLAPGRYIALSAGISPASRPNPLVTRVMGEVGINIPDHRPGPLSALLDRRFDRIIILTDEVPPFLPPAGEVISVPLSDPAALSGEEGEQLAALRLLRDEITAWIRGNLL; this comes from the coding sequence GTGGCGGCACTCCCTTCCATCCTCTTCGTCTGCAGCAGGAATGCAGGGCGCTCCCCGATGGCGGCGGCTCTTGTACACCACCTGGCACCTGGCCGCTACATTGCCCTGAGCGCTGGGATCAGCCCGGCATCAAGGCCCAATCCGCTCGTCACCCGGGTGATGGGTGAGGTGGGGATCAATATCCCGGATCACAGGCCCGGACCTCTCTCTGCACTCCTTGACCGGCGATTTGACCGTATCATCATCCTGACAGATGAGGTCCCCCCCTTCCTCCCTCCGGCAGGGGAGGTTATCTCTGTTCCCCTCTCCGACCCCGCCGCTCTTTCCGGCGAAGAGGGGGAGCAACTTGCCGCCCTCCGTCTTCTGAGGGATGAGATTACCGCATGGATCAGGGGGAATCTTCTTTGA
- the budA gene encoding acetolactate decarboxylase, translating to MRNSLLVATLIIGILLGAGSASLLSSPSVPEDREVLYQVSTIEALLESVYDGVIPVGDLVWYGDTGIGTFDSLDGELILVDGIVYQARGDGSVRVAPSDLLTPLAMVSFFDPDIILTGASTSGYAAFEDLVDAEVRSGNLIYMIRIDGYFSSLTVRAPHRQERPYPRLVDALADQYIATHTNVSGTAVGTLLPEYMGGLNVPGYHLHFISDDRTIGGHIVDFSLEDATILLDETPRFMMLLPSEGGFIEAELGRDLSHELAAVERPVAG from the coding sequence ATGCGAAATTCCCTCCTCGTCGCAACTCTCATCATCGGCATCCTCCTTGGCGCCGGTTCCGCTTCTCTTCTCTCTTCTCCATCCGTCCCGGAGGATCGGGAGGTGCTCTACCAGGTCTCTACCATAGAAGCCCTTCTTGAGAGTGTGTACGATGGGGTCATCCCGGTCGGTGACCTGGTCTGGTATGGCGATACCGGGATTGGAACCTTCGATTCGCTTGATGGTGAGCTGATCCTTGTTGATGGGATCGTCTATCAGGCACGGGGGGACGGGAGTGTCCGGGTTGCACCATCCGATCTCCTCACGCCTCTTGCTATGGTCTCTTTCTTTGATCCCGATATAATTCTGACCGGGGCATCGACGAGCGGGTACGCCGCTTTTGAGGATCTCGTCGATGCGGAGGTGCGATCAGGGAACCTGATCTATATGATACGAATTGATGGTTATTTCTCCTCTCTTACCGTCCGTGCCCCCCATCGGCAGGAGCGCCCCTATCCACGCCTTGTTGACGCACTGGCAGATCAGTATATCGCCACCCATACCAACGTCTCCGGGACTGCGGTCGGGACACTCCTGCCGGAGTATATGGGGGGTCTGAATGTCCCCGGCTATCATCTCCATTTCATCAGTGATGATCGGACGATTGGGGGCCATATCGTTGACTTCTCGCTTGAGGATGCAACCATCCTCCTTGATGAGACCCCACGCTTCATGATGCTCCTTCCATCGGAAGGCGGTTTCATTGAGGCGGAACTGGGCCGGGATCTCTCCCATGAGCTTGCAGCCGTTGAACGGCCGGTGGCCGGGTGA
- a CDS encoding STAS domain-containing protein, whose translation MLEITTGMENNIGIISPSGRLDAVSSTLLDAAFERLIGDGVRIIVLDAGRLHYTSSSGLRVILSAQKRLKQAGGELRIAALSPEIEAVLAMTGFASVFTIRESVSEALAG comes from the coding sequence ATGCTGGAGATAACCACCGGAATGGAGAATAATATCGGGATCATCAGCCCGTCCGGAAGGCTTGATGCCGTCAGCTCCACGCTCCTTGATGCGGCATTTGAGAGGCTGATTGGAGACGGGGTGAGGATCATCGTCCTCGATGCCGGGAGGCTCCACTATACAAGCTCATCCGGTCTCCGGGTGATCCTCTCTGCACAGAAGCGGCTGAAACAGGCGGGGGGAGAACTCCGGATCGCCGCTCTCAGCCCTGAGATCGAGGCAGTCCTGGCGATGACCGGATTTGCATCCGTCTTCACCATCCGGGAGTCGGTATCCGAGGCGCTGGCAGGGTAG
- a CDS encoding ATP-binding protein — translation MIQPSEDVGSVYVKGIFRADIQSLPEMVLFLEGTLSSMGLSATEIFDLQLAADEIFTNIASYAYGSESGSVSIEVIRDATTVVITFTDSGMPFDPESLPTPDISSGIEDRAIGGLGIHLARQLTDRLSYRRDDGRNILTIEKAIGEPE, via the coding sequence ATGATACAACCCTCTGAGGATGTGGGATCGGTGTATGTGAAGGGGATATTCCGGGCTGATATTCAAAGCCTCCCGGAGATGGTCCTTTTTCTCGAAGGAACACTCTCTTCGATGGGACTCTCAGCCACAGAGATATTTGATCTCCAGCTGGCTGCAGATGAGATCTTCACCAATATCGCCTCCTATGCCTATGGATCGGAGAGTGGTTCAGTGAGTATCGAGGTTATCAGAGATGCGACAACTGTTGTCATCACCTTCACCGATTCAGGCATGCCGTTTGATCCGGAGAGCCTCCCCACCCCGGATATCAGCTCAGGTATAGAGGATCGAGCGATCGGGGGGCTCGGCATCCATCTTGCCCGTCAGCTCACCGACAGGCTCTCCTACAGACGCGATGACGGGAGGAATATCCTCACCATCGAAAAAGCGATAGGGGAGCCGGAGTAA
- a CDS encoding cation diffusion facilitator family transporter produces the protein MSDSPPHDDSSREKTGIALVAVFSNTFLVILKLVIGFITGSVAIISDAVHSATDIIASSIAYFAVRKSARPPDDQHSFGHGKYESLSGLIEAVLILAVAGFIIYEAAGALIAGESTLNPDLIGLGLVAVGVSALANIIISHRMMAIAIRTESIALESDAWHLRTDVYTSVGVFAGLILIHFTGILLLDAVIAIGVGLVIIRTGVELVRKALGQILDTRLPEEDVVRIEEILKAHCTRYVNFHGLRTRRSGPDRFIEFHVMFDQDVLLTTAHDLADHLEADLKTEFPKSHITIHMEPCHEECNDCGVMLCPARRE, from the coding sequence ATGTCTGACTCCCCTCCCCATGACGACTCCTCACGGGAGAAGACAGGGATCGCCCTTGTCGCAGTCTTCAGCAATACCTTCCTCGTCATCCTGAAGCTCGTCATCGGGTTCATCACCGGATCGGTGGCGATCATCTCCGATGCCGTCCATTCGGCAACGGATATCATCGCATCCTCGATTGCCTACTTTGCGGTGAGAAAGTCTGCCCGGCCGCCTGATGATCAGCACTCGTTTGGCCATGGGAAGTATGAGTCGCTCTCAGGCCTCATCGAGGCGGTCCTGATCCTTGCCGTTGCCGGATTTATTATCTACGAGGCTGCGGGAGCCCTCATCGCAGGCGAGAGCACCCTCAACCCCGACCTCATCGGCCTTGGCCTTGTGGCAGTCGGTGTCTCGGCACTTGCCAACATCATCATCTCCCATCGGATGATGGCGATAGCGATACGAACCGAATCAATTGCCCTTGAGAGTGATGCCTGGCATCTGAGGACTGATGTCTATACCTCAGTGGGCGTCTTTGCCGGGCTTATCCTGATTCATTTCACCGGAATCCTTCTCCTTGATGCGGTTATTGCTATCGGGGTCGGCCTTGTCATCATCAGGACCGGGGTGGAACTTGTCAGAAAAGCGCTTGGACAGATCCTTGATACCCGGCTTCCCGAGGAGGATGTCGTACGGATAGAGGAGATCCTCAAGGCACACTGCACCCGGTATGTCAACTTTCATGGTCTTCGGACCCGGCGGTCCGGGCCTGACCGGTTCATCGAGTTCCATGTGATGTTTGACCAGGATGTCCTTCTCACGACGGCACATGATCTCGCCGATCATCTGGAGGCGGATCTGAAGACTGAATTTCCAAAGAGCCACATCACCATTCACATGGAACCATGCCATGAGGAGTGCAATGACTGCGGGGTGATGCTCTGTCCGGCACGGCGGGAGTAG
- a CDS encoding pyridoxal phosphate-dependent aminotransferase, which yields MKHLSTAIGLITPSATMAITDRAKEMTREGIDVISLSIGEPDFPTPEHITEAAIAALRRGETHYAPSRGIPELLDAIAEKLGRENNIPVASADIIATAGAKDAIRLLCQAVLNQDDEVIILDPSWVSYEPCVQMAGGRAIHSPLDPETFQPGEDLADLITPATKMIIINSPSNPTGSILSRSSLGMIADLCSDHDILALSDEIYEKLLYDGAEHISLASIGDMAERTVTVNGFSKAYAMTGWRLGYAAGPAPVINYMNRIQQHSVSHPTTFVMYGGLAALTGDQACVEEMRTEFARRRRYVIDRLQRAGYPCAPPDGAFYAFANVGGDDLAVASEWLEERHVATTPGSAFGAPGWIRISYATSMERLEDAMDRICGA from the coding sequence ATGAAGCATCTCTCGACGGCGATTGGGTTGATCACCCCGTCGGCAACGATGGCGATCACCGACCGGGCGAAAGAGATGACCCGCGAGGGGATCGATGTCATCAGCCTCTCGATCGGTGAGCCCGACTTTCCGACCCCTGAGCATATCACCGAGGCGGCGATTGCGGCACTGAGGCGTGGGGAGACCCATTATGCCCCCTCACGCGGGATCCCGGAGCTGCTGGATGCAATAGCAGAAAAGCTTGGAAGGGAGAACAATATTCCTGTCGCATCGGCTGATATCATCGCAACCGCCGGTGCAAAGGATGCGATCCGGCTCCTCTGCCAGGCGGTCCTGAACCAGGACGACGAGGTGATCATCCTCGATCCCTCCTGGGTCTCCTATGAGCCATGTGTGCAGATGGCGGGCGGCCGGGCGATCCATTCCCCTCTTGATCCGGAGACATTCCAGCCGGGAGAGGATCTGGCGGATCTGATCACCCCTGCAACGAAGATGATCATCATCAACTCGCCATCCAATCCGACCGGCTCGATCCTCTCCCGATCATCCCTTGGGATGATCGCTGATCTCTGTTCTGATCATGATATCCTCGCCCTCTCGGATGAGATCTATGAGAAGCTCCTCTATGACGGGGCCGAACACATCTCCCTTGCCTCGATTGGGGATATGGCAGAGCGGACCGTGACGGTCAACGGCTTCTCAAAGGCGTATGCGATGACCGGCTGGCGGCTCGGCTATGCAGCAGGGCCAGCACCGGTGATCAATTACATGAACCGGATCCAGCAGCACTCGGTCTCCCACCCGACGACCTTTGTGATGTATGGCGGCCTCGCCGCCCTGACCGGGGATCAGGCCTGTGTCGAGGAGATGCGGACCGAATTTGCCAGACGCCGGAGGTATGTCATCGATCGCCTCCAAAGAGCAGGATACCCCTGTGCACCTCCTGACGGGGCATTCTATGCTTTTGCCAATGTCGGCGGGGATGATCTCGCTGTTGCGTCCGAATGGCTCGAGGAGCGGCATGTGGCGACGACCCCCGGCTCCGCCTTTGGAGCGCCGGGCTGGATCCGGATCAGTTATGCAACCTCGATGGAACGGCTTGAAGATGCGATGGATCGGATCTGCGGGGCATAA
- the ribH gene encoding 6,7-dimethyl-8-ribityllumazine synthase: protein MTIKLGLVVAEFNRDITYMMEIEAEEHAKFLGAEVIDRVYVPGAYDMPLAIKKMLKDGNVDAVVTIGCVIEGATGHDEIVVQHAARKIIDLSLEFEKPVALGISGPGMTRLEAQERVDYARRAVESAVKLVQRLS from the coding sequence ATGACGATAAAACTTGGACTGGTCGTTGCGGAGTTTAACCGCGATATTACGTACATGATGGAGATCGAGGCAGAGGAGCATGCGAAGTTCCTTGGTGCGGAGGTTATTGACCGGGTCTATGTCCCGGGCGCCTATGACATGCCGCTTGCCATCAAGAAGATGCTGAAGGATGGAAACGTCGATGCGGTCGTCACCATCGGGTGTGTCATCGAAGGGGCAACCGGTCATGATGAGATCGTCGTCCAGCATGCCGCCCGGAAGATCATCGATCTCTCCCTTGAGTTTGAGAAGCCGGTGGCACTTGGCATCTCGGGTCCGGGTATGACCCGTCTTGAGGCACAGGAACGGGTTGACTATGCCCGCAGGGCCGTCGAATCGGCGGTAAAACTGGTCCAGAGATTGTCATGA
- the ribC gene encoding riboflavin synthase — MKIGIADTTFARANMGAAAADEIRRHTSIRIERYTVPGLKDLPVACKKLIEERGCDLVMALGMPGGAEKDKVCAHEASQGLQLAMLMTNRHIIEVFVHEDEAKDDKELAWLLEQRTREHAVNAVKLLLYPKELERDAGTGKRQGFSDAGPARQ, encoded by the coding sequence ATGAAGATCGGGATCGCAGACACGACATTTGCACGGGCAAATATGGGTGCGGCGGCGGCAGATGAGATCCGCCGCCATACCAGCATCAGAATCGAGCGGTACACCGTTCCGGGATTAAAGGATCTCCCGGTCGCCTGCAAGAAACTGATCGAGGAGCGTGGCTGTGATCTCGTGATGGCGCTTGGGATGCCGGGCGGGGCAGAGAAGGATAAGGTCTGTGCCCACGAGGCATCACAGGGGCTCCAGCTTGCGATGCTGATGACGAACAGGCATATCATCGAGGTCTTCGTCCACGAGGACGAGGCGAAGGATGATAAAGAGCTTGCGTGGCTGCTTGAACAGAGGACCCGTGAGCATGCAGTGAATGCCGTCAAGCTCCTCCTCTATCCAAAGGAGCTTGAACGGGATGCAGGGACCGGCAAAAGACAGGGTTTTTCCGATGCCGGCCCGGCACGACAGTAA